In a single window of the Paenibacillus sp. MMS20-IR301 genome:
- a CDS encoding formate/nitrite transporter family protein, translating into MAYNKPQEIAEVTVENGVKKAHNPLSAVLILGFLGGAFISLGFLLDIRVIAGAPAEWGSIANFIGAAVFPVGLILVLLAGGELLTGNMMAVPLAFIAKKISFWEMFKNLVLITIANLAGALFVAYFFGHIVGLTSDGVYLEKLVSMAEHKIDVTFLQAFVSGIGCNWLVALAVWLSYGADNFSGKILGIWFPTMAFVAIGFQHVVANMFLIPAAIFEGHFTWGQYFGNFAPVWLGNLTGGAIFVAAAYYMAYLRKAPAAAASAKSIPTGVKKHA; encoded by the coding sequence ATGGCTTATAACAAACCGCAGGAGATCGCCGAAGTTACGGTAGAGAACGGAGTCAAGAAAGCGCACAATCCGCTCAGTGCTGTACTTATTCTCGGTTTTCTGGGAGGGGCGTTTATTTCGCTCGGATTTTTGCTGGATATTCGTGTCATTGCCGGTGCGCCTGCCGAATGGGGGTCCATTGCTAACTTTATCGGGGCTGCAGTTTTCCCTGTAGGGCTGATCCTGGTGCTGCTGGCCGGAGGAGAGCTGCTGACAGGCAACATGATGGCGGTGCCGCTTGCTTTTATCGCAAAGAAGATCTCGTTCTGGGAAATGTTTAAGAATCTGGTGCTGATAACGATCGCTAACCTGGCGGGTGCCTTGTTCGTCGCTTACTTCTTCGGGCACATTGTCGGCCTCACCTCAGACGGAGTGTATCTGGAGAAGCTGGTAAGCATGGCGGAGCACAAGATTGATGTGACCTTCCTGCAGGCCTTTGTCTCCGGGATCGGCTGTAACTGGCTCGTTGCGCTGGCGGTATGGCTCTCCTATGGAGCAGATAATTTCAGCGGTAAAATCCTCGGTATCTGGTTCCCGACAATGGCGTTTGTCGCCATCGGATTCCAGCACGTTGTAGCTAACATGTTCCTGATCCCTGCCGCTATCTTCGAAGGACACTTCACCTGGGGACAGTACTTCGGCAACTTTGCTCCGGTATGGCTCGGCAATCTTACAGGCGGTGCGATCTTCGTTGCAGCAGCCTACTATATGGCTTACCTGCGCAAGGCGCCGGCTGCGGCTGCATCCGCTAAGAGCATTCCTACAGGTGTGAAGAAACATGCTTAA
- a CDS encoding FAD-dependent oxidoreductase, whose product MKVAVIGCTHAGTAAIVNTAQLYPDAQITVYERNDNISFLSCGIALYVGGVVKDPQGLFYSSPEQLAALGVQTKMRHEVTNVDTARKTLKARNLVTGEEFEDTYDKLIMTTGSWPIVPQLEGIDLKGVLLSKNYNHSNTIIEEAQKVQRITVVGAGYIGVELVEAFQMNGKQVTLIDGEERILSKYLDEEFTAPIQRSLEEHGIKLALGEKIAAFAGENGKVTKVITSKGEHETDLVILCIGFRPNTELLKGQVEMLPNGAIMVNDYMQTSLPDVYAAGDSCAIHYNPTGKHAYIPLATNAVRMGTLVARNLVTNTIPYMGTQGTSGIKIYEDNIAGTGLTEDAAKAEGLDIESVLLTDNYRPEFMPTVEQVQVKVVYERATRRILGAQIMSKMDLTQSINTVSVCIQNKMTVDQLAFIDFFFQPHYNKPWNFLNTAGLQALPKTVAVRETVNV is encoded by the coding sequence ATGAAAGTAGCAGTCATTGGATGTACACACGCCGGAACCGCCGCCATTGTTAATACCGCACAACTATACCCGGATGCCCAGATTACAGTGTATGAGCGTAATGATAATATCTCGTTCCTGTCTTGCGGTATCGCGCTGTATGTAGGCGGAGTGGTTAAAGACCCGCAAGGACTGTTCTATTCTTCCCCTGAACAGCTGGCGGCGCTGGGTGTGCAGACGAAGATGCGCCACGAAGTTACGAATGTGGATACTGCCCGCAAAACCCTGAAGGCCCGCAACCTGGTCACAGGCGAAGAATTCGAAGATACGTATGATAAGCTGATTATGACGACAGGCTCATGGCCGATTGTGCCGCAGCTTGAAGGTATAGATTTGAAAGGCGTTCTGCTCTCGAAGAATTACAACCATTCCAACACCATCATTGAAGAAGCACAGAAGGTACAGAGAATTACTGTAGTCGGTGCCGGATATATCGGAGTTGAGCTGGTCGAAGCCTTCCAGATGAACGGTAAACAGGTTACGCTGATTGACGGCGAGGAGCGGATCCTGAGCAAATACCTGGATGAAGAGTTCACCGCACCGATTCAGCGGTCGCTGGAAGAGCACGGAATCAAGCTGGCGCTTGGCGAGAAGATCGCTGCTTTTGCCGGAGAGAATGGTAAGGTTACTAAAGTTATTACCAGCAAAGGTGAGCATGAGACAGATCTGGTCATTCTGTGCATCGGCTTCCGTCCGAATACAGAGCTGCTGAAGGGCCAGGTGGAGATGCTGCCAAACGGTGCGATTATGGTCAACGACTATATGCAGACCAGCCTGCCGGATGTATATGCTGCCGGTGACAGCTGTGCGATTCATTACAACCCGACCGGTAAACACGCCTATATTCCGTTAGCAACCAACGCTGTACGCATGGGTACACTTGTCGCCCGTAATCTGGTTACTAACACTATTCCGTATATGGGCACGCAGGGAACCTCGGGGATCAAGATCTACGAAGACAATATTGCCGGAACCGGCCTTACTGAGGATGCGGCCAAAGCAGAAGGACTGGATATTGAAAGTGTACTGCTGACAGATAACTACCGTCCGGAATTCATGCCGACTGTGGAGCAGGTTCAGGTAAAAGTGGTATATGAACGGGCTACCCGCCGTATCTTGGGCGCTCAGATCATGTCGAAGATGGATCTGACGCAGTCGATCAATACCGTATCGGTCTGCATTCAGAATAAAATGACCGTAGACCAGCTGGCCTTCATCGACTTCTTCTTCCAGCCGCACTACAATAAGCCTTGGAACTTCCTGAACACCGCAGGCCTGCAGGCATTGCCTAAAACTGTGGCTGTCAGAGAAACCGTAAACGTCTAA